The following is a genomic window from bacterium.
TCCGGGTGTTCGGGTTCGGGCGGAGCGCCTCACCGATTCCCCACGGGTGGTCGGCGCAGGGCACCGTGGATGGATCGATGACGATCGCCGGGGGAACGCTGGTGTTCGACGCGACGTTCACCCTGGCCACGGAACCGGGGCACAGCGGATCGCCCGTGCTCGACTCGCGAAACCGGGTCGTCGGGATGTGGGCATGGCACAGCGCGACGAACCCCGCGGCCGGCACCGCGATCAGCAGTTCCGCCTTGGGGGCGCCGGCTCGTTAGACTCTCGGGGTGCTTCGCTTGCGCCGTCGGTCCGGCTCGGCGTTGATCCTACGATCGGGGACCGATCCGATCGACCCACTCCGCCAGCGCCGCGAGGAGTAGCCGGATCCGTTCGCGGACGGCCTCATCGATGAGGCGGCCGTCCCCGTCGAATCGCTCCCGCGCGGTCGCCACGTACAGCTCCGGCTTGAGCAGCACGAAGGACTCCGTGTTCAGGAGCGTCTGGCGGAGGGAGAGCTGGGCGCGGACCGTTCCCATTGCGCCGGCCGAGGCGCCCATCAGCGCGATCGGTTTGCGGCGGAGGGGCGTGTCGGGAGGGCGGGACGCCCAGTCGATCGCGTTCTTCAGCACCCCCGGGACCGAGTAGTTGTACTCGGGGGTCGCGATCAGCAGAGCGTCGGCGGCCGCGATGGCCACGCGAAATGCGGCCACGGACGGTGGGAACCCCTGGGCCTCAACATCCGCGTTGTAGAGGGGGATCGGCGTCAGGTCGGTGATCTCGAGGCTCATCCCGCTCGGGACGACCCCCTGCGCCGCCTCCAAGAGCCCGCGATTATAGGAACCACGACGCAGGCTCCCCGGGATGCCGAGGACGCGGAGGGGGGGAGACGTGACGTCACGCATCCTGGGGCAGCTCCGTCGGCCGGGCTTCCAGCGTCAGCGGTGTCCCTCCCCGGACGAGGTGGATCTGCAGGGTGGTGCCGATGGGATGGCGGCCCAGCGCCGCCACCAGATCGTCGAGGGTGGCGACCGGCAGGTCGCCGATCCTGACGATGAGATCGCCCGGCCGGATGCCGGAGGCGGCCGCGGCGGTGTCGGGGTGGACCTCCGTCACCCGAACGGCCGTGGCGGCCTCGAGGCGGAGGGCGACGGCGACGCGGCGGTCCAGCGGGACGGCCTGCGCCAAAATGCCGAGGTGCGCTCGGCGTACGCGCCCGTCCCGGATCAGTTGCGCGGCGACCCACTTGGCGGTGCTCACCGGAATCGCGAAGCAAATCCCCTGTGATCCGGCGATGACCGCGGTGTTGATGCCGATGACCCTCCCGCGCGAGTCGGCCAGCGGGCCTCCGGAGTTTCCGGGGTTGAGCGCGGCGTCGGTCTGAATGACGTTCTCGATCAGCCGTCCCGTTTCGGCGCGCAGGGTGCGTCCGAGGGCGCTGATCACGCCCGCGGTCACCGTCGCCTGGAACCCCAGCGGGTTGCCGACCGCCACCACGAGCTGGCCGACCCGTAGCCCCGCGGACTCGCCCAGGTCGGCCACGGGGAGGCCGCCCTCGGGCAGCCGGATGACCGCCAGGTCGCTGTACGGGTCCTCGCCCACCGGGTGCGCCGGCAGGACGCGCCCGTCTTGAAGCCGGGCCTCGATCCGCTGCGC
Proteins encoded in this region:
- a CDS encoding trypsin-like peptidase domain-containing protein gives rise to the protein MRTLPVLSEIDLDQRSTHPDDGAALDAYSQAVVRAVDRVGPSVVSLGMARPAPERLRRRGMPELRGAGSGVIIAPDGYVLTNSHVVRSAQRIEARLQDGRVLPAHPVGEDPYSDLAVIRLPEGGLPVADLGESAGLRVGQLVVAVGNPLGFQATVTAGVISALGRTLRAETGRLIENVIQTDAALNPGNSGGPLADSRGRVIGINTAVIAGSQGICFAIPVSTAKWVAAQLIRDGRVRRAHLGILAQAVPLDRRVAVALRLEAATAVRVTEVHPDTAAAASGIRPGDLIVRIGDLPVATLDDLVAALGRHPIGTTLQIHLVRGGTPLTLEARPTELPQDA
- a CDS encoding NADPH-dependent FMN reductase, producing the protein MRDVTSPPLRVLGIPGSLRRGSYNRGLLEAAQGVVPSGMSLEITDLTPIPLYNADVEAQGFPPSVAAFRVAIAAADALLIATPEYNYSVPGVLKNAIDWASRPPDTPLRRKPIALMGASAGAMGTVRAQLSLRQTLLNTESFVLLKPELYVATARERFDGDGRLIDEAVRERIRLLLAALAEWVDRIGPRS